The DNA sequence CACATGGGAGAAGCTTCTTCGGTGCTCCTTCTGGCTCTGAGAGGAACAGAGCAATAAATGCAGCAGGAATGCCTGCACTTCTCCTCAGCAAATCATCAACTACTTGTCCTTTCGCCACAGTCCTTTCCATAAGCAATTCCATCCAAGATTCAGTTAACCTGCAGAGTCTGACATGACAAGCAGTGCTCAGACTTCAGCTTTTGGAATACGCATCAGGCTTCTCCTACAGACATGATTAAACCGGTGCagtaaaagacaaagaaaaaagccaCATTCTCTTCAtacaatttttaaataaaaagttaACAAAGGACACAGTCATTCATATGTTGAGTGCATTTAAAAGTTTTGTTTTCAAAGGCTTTAGTACAATAACTCCTTGGTTGAAAAAATGTACATACTCTGGATCATTGGAACAGAGCAAACGATTGCAAAGAGCAGTAAATCCAGCCCTTGTCTTGTCAATTGCACCATTATGCTTCATTTTCAAGAGGACTTCCAAAAAGTGAGAGCCCATGGCTTCAAGTTGCTTCAAGTCAAGTACTGCCTCAGGTATTTTCACAGCCGAAATATCAGCACCATCATTAGGCTCTAGAGAGTCAGAACATGTACTTGTTGGTAAAGGAATTTTCCTGATGATGGTACCAAGCAGAAGACTCACCTGAAAAACAGCATGCCATATGGTTGTCCTTGAACTAAGGGCTAGTCTTACCTAAATTAAGTAAGAAGGGACTATCAGAGAAAAGCAGAAGATTACCTCTTTCATGGCCAACCAGCAACCAACCATTACTACCTGCTCCAGACCTACTTTTGAACATTTATCCGACTCTGATGGAGGTGCTAAATCATTCACTTCCACAGGAAAATCTAGGCCAAAATTATCGTCATCAACAATCTCATCCATGTCTTCTGGCAGATACCAAGCATCGGCAGATACCACCCAAAGTGCCAAAGAAGTAATTTCCAAAACAAGGTCCAAGAGCTTGTTCAATGCACGTCTCATCTCTGACATACTAAACACAACAGCATCAGAATTCCAGTCCAATTCCTCAAAAGTGTACCGTAGAGAAAGCAGTATACCATGCACAAAGCTGTTCTTGCAAGCTTCAGAAAGATCCCTCTTGCCATCCTCTACAGCCACATCCAACCAATAGATGAGAGACCATACATAGTCCATCACAGGATGCATCGACTCACTTGGTTGAGAATGCGAGTCACACATGACATTTACAGATGCTCTCACTATCCATCTTTGTTCTAATACATACTTTCTGAATATAAGTCGCAGCATCAGAGCTCCAGCATCACTCTCCCTCACACGTGGACTACAAACTAATGTTTTGGCCCATTCAATTATATTCACCACCATTTCATCACTTGAAAGCCCAGGAAGGGGGGTGGGGAAATGTAGCAATATGCGGAAGGAATTCTCCCTCAGCCGGTCCCAACTATCGATAATTGATCCAACTAGTAGGAATGTCGAATCTGGAGATGTAATTCCTCTACTGTAAGGATGAAGACTTTCAGGAGACAAAACATGGTTCTCTTGAGAAGGAGCAACGGCCCAAACATCCATCATTATCACTATGAGCTCCATTGCCATTATCTTTCTCTTGTATGGAGCAGATGGATAGCAGGAGAAGAACAGAAAAGCACTCAACCATCTCATAAAACAAAATAGATCATCGGCTCTGCTGAATGAGGTGTCCTCACTCCTAACGGAAAGACAGATTTGTGTGCCTTTATAATGCAGTCGAGGTCGCCATGCCTGCTGCTTTAACTGCCTCTCCAGAGCTGTTCGAACCCGAGCAAAGAACTTTCTGAACAGACTACACCATTTCATCTGAAAAGCTGTTGAGGAACACCTCATGTTCAATGGAATTGCTTCTTTCATCAAAACCAGTTCCAAATGCGAAGGAAGGCTAGCCGTCTTGGGGTTCAAGAAAAGGAACTCCGCAGCATCTACACGCAGTGAATCATCAACATGGGTCAATGCCTGCACAAGCCATTCAACAAGGATTTTCATCCTTATTCCCTTTATGCACACAAGAGCATAGTCACTGACATATTCTGCTTCTAGCCCATCCACTGTTCGATCAAAGCAGGCTTTTTGAAGCCAATCAATGTCCCCTTCAATCAAAGCAAGCAGACGAGATACTTTGAGCAAGGATACCACAACTGCaactttttgctcaattgacaaGTCTGCTCGTGCGCCATTAAGCCCCAAATGCGAGAAACCATCGTCCTCTCCAGTTGGTGTAACCGAAATAAAAGCAAGCATTGGAAAGATACTATCTATGTCAACTTCTAATAAAACAGGCAAAGCGTAAGTGTTTAAATTTGACCGGAGCTTTGAGGCCCCAGATGCAAGACCATACAAAAACGGGTGCAGGCAATGCTCTCTATACAGTATGTATCCCCTCTCAATACCATCAGTCTTCCAACAATCATCCCGCAGATTCTCAagaaaacatttcaaaaatgatGTTGCAGCACAGCACACATCATCGTCAATGTAGGCCTGTACCGTTTCAGATAGCAGACCTGGACTCATGCCTAACAGAGCTCTCGCTCCCAACCTCTTGGTCAGGGAAGCTAAGGGAACATACCTTCCCTTGCAGCGTGGCCCTAAATGGAGAAGATCTGAAGCAATCTTCCTCaagaataattttattttgtcactACTATCTCCCCAGTGAAGGGTGGACTGGATGTCTAAGAAGAGATCAAAAATCAGGTGAACTTGTTTGACAGTTTGACTAAGTGGATCCTCCAAGTTTTTCCATAAAAGTCTCAGTATCCTGGTCCCCATTTCCTCCTTCAGTGGATCATAATCCTCCGAAAAGTTGGCAAGCTTAGCGAGCAACGATGTCTTTATCTGTTGCAAACAAATTTGCATAACCGTCAATGCATGAAAGTTGAAGTGGCTGTCGGTGGGATTCTCGCAAAAGTTACAGAGCTCAGGCAAAATTCCATCATAAAGTATAGTCTTAACAACTTTATTGGCAGCCTTAAAACCGTCACATCCATTGAACTTATCACTTGCTACAACAAAATGCATGTTAAGTACATTCCTGGAAACCGCAGTAAGAATTCCTCTGATCAAGCAAATTCTACTGAGAGCAGAAAAGCTACAAATTTCATGATACAAATTCCCTCTATACTGTATCTTCAGAATAATCTCACTAATCTCACTTTCACAAATAGCACCAGAACAACAAGGATTTCCTTGAAAAATACCTTCTACGATAAACAACCCGAGTTCTTCAGCACTAAGACACACTTGCAAAGCCGCACAGAAGCTGACTCCAGCAGCCACAAGACAATCCCGTGAAAAAGACGACTGCTTCAGTATGCTCAAGACTACATGAACAATCATCTCCATAACACCTTTATCATCTAAATCATTAAACTGAGATGGGAACTTTTGCAGCAAATAATACAAGCAGGACAAGGCTTCTTGGCATTGATCCATCACAATGGGCGAAGGCCGCGCCCACCCAGTAGTCTCCAAAACCACACTGCTCAACCCGTAAGCTATATCGCGAGCCACCACAACCGCACAATCTTCCACAACACCCATCAAATATCCCAACTTGGGCATACCCATTATCGACAAGGCAGCACGCGACACGCAGAACCGCTTCCCTTTGCCCCGGGAACCTCCATACTCCTCACAGAGAGCTCCAAAGCACCTACAGATCAAGTCCTGGTGATTGCGCGCCTTGGCTAAAGCGGAGACGAGAGTCCTGTGCAACGGCGCGGAGTTCTCGAAGAACATGATCTCCAGGTAGAGACGCGCCGCTTTGGAGAGGGAGTGGTCGTTGGGGGCCAACGAGAGGACGTCGCCGAAAGAAGAAGCGACCCGCTTGACATGGTTGACCTGGGAATAGGTCGAGTTGAGGGAGGTCAGTTCTTGGAGTTCGGCGTAGAATCTGGGATGGCTCGAGGATTGGTCGGCCAAGGAGTCGACGAAGGGCTGCGGGAAGACGACGGCGCTGTAAGTGTAGCGATGGCGGTGCTGCAGAGCGCGCCATTTCGCGGACATGGTTGGGGATAGAAGCGCGCAAGTGTAGATGAGAAGGTTTTCTGCGAGGGTTTAAGAAAGAATTGCTGCTACTGATCCGAGAGTACTCTCAAGGAACACATTTCTTTCAATAAGTAAAATCGTGGTAAAACGATAAGCCAAAGGTCAAGATGGCCGAGTTGGTCTAAGGCGCCAGTTTCAGGTACTGGTCCGAAAGGGCATGGGTTCGAATCCCATTCTTGACAAGTCATTCTTTTTCGCTGTttccttttcctccttttttttgttttttggcccCTCTCTTGTGCTATGTAAATTCTAGTCTTGTTTGTGCtacttcaaaatattttcaggggaaaacaccaccaaaacttataaatttgtccactatgacatatttaccctaaactttttcttgtgacaccaaaaataaaaaacttgtactcgtgtgacaaatttaccccaaacattttttttattacacaaaaaatttcaaacttatattcatgtaacacatttactccaaattatctttttgtaacacaaaaaccccaaacttgtaggcttatgacatatttaccttaaatttagaggtaaatatgtcacactgatacaagtttaggatttttagcatcataaataaaattttaaggtaaatgtAGCACATTAGTATAAGTtttgagtaaatatgtcacatggatAAAAGCTTGggtttttttgtgacataaagaAAAGTCTataataaatgtgtcacaatggatatagtttggagtttttttgtgttttttttttctatttctaatgaCAAAATTACATGTAGGAGAATCGAAATTAACAGTTTCAAGGGCATTCGACAGTGGAATATTTGACACAATAAGGTAAAAAAGATAAGTAATAAGATGGAACTATTTTCGGCGTAAGGGGTGGTGCTTTAAAGTGTGAATTCTAACTCAGTCGTACCCTTTGAGATTTTAAGAAGAATAAATCTTTGAAGAGCACACTACAATGCAAGTTGTAAGCTGTGTTTGGGGGGAGTTTGCTCTCATTTTCCTCATGCAATTTGGAATACTCGAAGGGtcgattttttttcccaaatgacAACAAAGAAATATCTCATTCATTATGACTTGGAATGCGTTTATCCATCTCATAAATGGaagaaaggggggaaaaaagcaAGGAATAAATTCGTAGCAATCCAAGGAATTGGTTTACTTTTGGATATGCTTCATTTGctctgctcttcttcttcggacACATTTGGCATGGTGCTAGAacctccctttttttaaatgggCCATGTTGTGGaagggtcaattttttttttcgccccAATCCTACCCATCACCTATGCATGTACAAATAGCATAACATCCATTTATTATATCCACATACCTTATTCCATTTAATTTCCTCCCTAGTTTGAGTGCCCAAGATCTGCCAAGGAaacccgtaaaaaaaaaaaaaaatgtcagaaAACCTGTTAACTGAAGATGCACAGAAGGTGGCAAAAGAAAATGGACGATGTGATTAACACGATAAGTTTCTACCATGAAATGAAGAAAACGGAATCTAAATGCCTAAACTTACAGCTAACTATATGTCGCACTTACTTTGATCATCTCCACCAACCGGTCAACTCCACTCTCACTCAGGAAAGAGAGGCTGAAAGAAAATGTCACGCATTTGAGATTACCATACACCAAAACATTAGTGCCATGCAGAGGATTCTCTAGAGCATGCCATGAGTTTGCAGTCCATCGGGCCTTTGAACCAACTACAttctatttttcatgttttagttgcaagagatttttttttagtttagaaattcattttttttataaggtgACAGGAGCAAAGCCAAATAAGGGTGCATTTACTTGGGAGAGAGTGTTTTTTAGGGAATTGGTATCTTGGACTTTCATACGTTTAGTTCGTCAAAAATGGCCGATCAATCGAAAACAATTTTCAATCAACCAAAcgttcatgcataaaattaggaaaatgagttCCTAAATCTAAACAGGCGAAAACACTTTCTAGAATTGTATCTCTCGAATATTTGAGTATTTTTacacttaattttttatttttatttttatgaaaatcaatttttaaatatttttatattaattttcttttatttttaaaaattttcttttattttattttctttttctttttccttctacctCGGTCAATGGCAGGCTACGATGACTGCCGGTGGCCGACACAGGTGAGGGATGAGCTCCCCCAAGGCTCGGAAACTC is a window from the Rhodamnia argentea isolate NSW1041297 chromosome 8, ASM2092103v1, whole genome shotgun sequence genome containing:
- the LOC115752885 gene encoding thyroid adenoma-associated protein homolog isoform X1 — translated: MSAKWRALQHRHRYTYSAVVFPQPFVDSLADQSSSHPRFYAELQELTSLNSTYSQVNHVKRVASSFGDVLSLAPNDHSLSKAARLYLEIMFFENSAPLHRTLVSALAKARNHQDLICRCFGALCEEYGGSRGKGKRFCVSRAALSIMGMPKLGYLMGVVEDCAVVVARDIAYGLSSVVLETTGWARPSPIVMDQCQEALSCLYYLLQKFPSQFNDLDDKGVMEMIVHVVLSILKQSSFSRDCLVAAGVSFCAALQVCLSAEELGLFIVEGIFQGNPCCSGAICESEISEIILKIQYRGNLYHEICSFSALSRICLIRGILTAVSRNVLNMHFVVASDKFNGCDGFKAANKVVKTILYDGILPELCNFCENPTDSHFNFHALTVMQICLQQIKTSLLAKLANFSEDYDPLKEEMGTRILRLLWKNLEDPLSQTVKQVHLIFDLFLDIQSTLHWGDSSDKIKLFLRKIASDLLHLGPRCKGRYVPLASLTKRLGARALLGMSPGLLSETVQAYIDDDVCCAATSFLKCFLENLRDDCWKTDGIERGYILYREHCLHPFLYGLASGASKLRSNLNTYALPVLLEVDIDSIFPMLAFISVTPTGEDDGFSHLGLNGARADLSIEQKVAVVVSLLKVSRLLALIEGDIDWLQKACFDRTVDGLEAEYVSDYALVCIKGIRMKILVEWLVQALTHVDDSLRVDAAEFLFLNPKTASLPSHLELVLMKEAIPLNMRCSSTAFQMKWCSLFRKFFARVRTALERQLKQQAWRPRLHYKGTQICLSVRSEDTSFSRADDLFCFMRWLSAFLFFSCYPSAPYKRKIMAMELIVIMMDVWAVAPSQENHVLSPESLHPYSRGITSPDSTFLLVGSIIDSWDRLRENSFRILLHFPTPLPGLSSDEMVVNIIEWAKTLVCSPRVRESDAGALMLRLIFRKYVLEQRWIVRASVNVMCDSHSQPSESMHPVMDYVWSLIYWLDVAVEDGKRDLSEACKNSFVHGILLSLRYTFEELDWNSDAVVFSMSEMRRALNKLLDLVLEITSLALWVVSADAWYLPEDMDEIVDDDNFGLDFPVEVNDLAPPSESDKCSKVGLEQVVMVGCWLAMKEVSLLLGTIIRKIPLPTSTCSDSLEPNDGADISAVKIPEAVLDLKQLEAMGSHFLEVLLKMKHNGAIDKTRAGFTALCNRLLCSNDPELCRLTESWMELLMERTVAKGQVVDDLLRRSAGIPAAFIALFLSEPEGAPKKLLPCALRWLIDVANQSLQDLKASNIAIGGPCISSPEKIDHKAESALPVDSNANERTSKIRDEGVIPTVHAFNVLRTAFNDTNLATDTSGFSAEALIVSIRAFSSTYWEVRNSACLAYTALMRRMIGFLNVHKRESARRSLTGLEFFHRYPSLHFFLLEELKVATELLDDGSTRHSESSLAKVVHPSLCPVLILLSRLKPSAIASEIGDDLDPFLFMPFIRRCSTQRNMRIRVLASRALTGLVSNEKLLGVIVNIATELSCLENHCSGIAIPHMFSSTNEAQHTPFNLIHGMLLQLCSLLDTNCKNLVDVSKKEQILSDLIQLLAKCSWIGSPRWCPCPPVNTTFLRVLDHMLCVARGCRSGETIFDIRNLLLELTAECLDLDGSCVLPYYDPAVPELREQSATSYFSCFFQVSNEKTGENIHLSQKNGPSDINLLEPETLAASCQLQEKLVCCLSDSLYEVRLATLKWLLKFLRIMESGCHGHYFSRREIASVQQWMNVNLQDTLMKLLSLEKNHKCTNYILRIFFTWNLQQYNQVGSETDVGTKFVGVMDCDTVLQIWGRLLSLYNIVRHAKTRGTLICCMGVCIKRLAGLLANSIFDGLGKTINECLVQLERQNQLYGCISMFNKLIELHSTSSEPVSMRSAAAESIIASGMLGQAEVIGPLFRNEMPAESRPSFLDTKEIAIMYAHQVLKMWFTCVRLLEDEDDGIRQKLASNVQKSFATRQLLGRSSAFSVPTQVEKVLKSSFEHLSSIFGHWVEYFNYLALWVLDVEKYEKSRGDLVRRVFDKEIDNHHEEKLLICQICCLHMEKLFISSSWALNLTEEDSIKKNLYAWRMRFFTQLIMFGEDHMTKEDDVFWIGGVGNHKDAFLPLYANLLGFYALSKCLLSEDGFPSDPELASDVVKLAKALSLFLRNPLILNLFCLVVELHDRKLNLSADISLLTGRTDDLLWDSFDPYFLLK